A genome region from Nocardia sp. NBC_00565 includes the following:
- a CDS encoding cytochrome P450 produces the protein MTAEQIRQLAMPTSLVCADGTPHRALRRTAVRGLAPTVVRTLIPAITAHTHALASDIDTGYPVEFRSAFARPLVTRVLAEVLSVPGEHRGDFTEWIDAMTVVSGDGVTREALHTHADGAAKLSDCLVRRIGDLSANPDGSSLSAMVTHSAPAADLVRISHALVVAAHTPLARFLTSVIAALAGDTALEKSVRADIPERTPHLVDEVLRCHSPVESTYRTAIHGTVLSGVRVAPGTPVRIRLSAANRDDEVFGDADQIDLDRPITPRHLGFGFGAHSCVGADLVRTVSIIAISVIMHRFGAMEIDRPPTDAEGLEHGHELYVTFAAHGR, from the coding sequence ATGACTGCCGAACAAATTCGTCAGCTGGCCATGCCGACCAGCTTGGTGTGCGCCGATGGGACACCACACCGGGCACTCCGGCGAACTGCGGTGCGGGGTCTCGCGCCGACGGTCGTCCGCACACTGATTCCGGCGATAACGGCCCATACGCATGCGCTGGCCTCCGATATCGACACCGGATATCCGGTCGAGTTCCGCTCCGCTTTTGCCCGACCGCTGGTCACCCGAGTGCTGGCCGAGGTGCTGAGTGTGCCCGGCGAACACCGCGGGGATTTCACCGAGTGGATCGATGCCATGACCGTGGTGTCGGGCGATGGCGTTACCCGCGAGGCACTGCATACGCACGCCGATGGCGCCGCGAAACTCAGTGATTGTCTCGTCCGGCGCATCGGAGACCTCTCGGCAAATCCCGACGGTAGTTCGTTATCGGCGATGGTCACCCATTCCGCGCCCGCGGCGGACCTGGTGCGCATCTCACACGCCCTGGTGGTTGCGGCGCACACACCGCTCGCACGGTTCCTCACGAGTGTCATCGCGGCACTTGCCGGGGATACCGCGCTCGAAAAGAGCGTCCGCGCCGATATCCCCGAGCGAACACCGCATCTGGTCGATGAAGTTCTTCGATGTCACTCGCCGGTCGAGAGCACCTACCGCACAGCGATACACGGCACGGTGCTGTCCGGTGTTCGGGTCGCGCCCGGGACACCCGTGCGCATACGGCTATCCGCGGCGAACCGCGACGACGAGGTCTTCGGCGACGCGGACCAGATCGATCTGGACCGCCCGATCACACCGCGACACCTGGGTTTCGGTTTCGGCGCGCATTCCTGCGTCGGAGCGGATCTGGTGCGGACGGTATCGATCATCGCGATTTCGGTCATCATGCACCGGTTCGGTGCGATGGAAATCGACAGGCCACCAACCGATGCGGAAGGGCTCGAGCATGGACACGAGTTATATGTCACGTTCGCGGCACACGGTCGCTGA
- a CDS encoding ABC transporter ATP-binding protein gives MTLGAEIRVTRDKFELDITLTVAAGEVVALLGPNGAGKTTALRALAGLTPLTGGSIRLDENTWDAPPKLFIPAERRAVGVVFQDYLLFAHMSAQDNVAFGLRARGQHRRVARDRAKFWLDRVGLAEHVHAKPRALSGGQAQRVALARALATDPQLLLLDEPLAALDASTRLQVRADLAHHLTDYTGHTVLVTHDPLDAMVLADRLVILENGVVIQAGPPSEVARRPRSDYVANLVGLNLYRGTAHGNTVDLDDSGTLTVAEPAQGAVHIAFPPSAVSLHLDQPAGSPRNTWPVTIIGLEQHAHTTRVRLDGSPSVLADVTPATVAELRLQTGAPLWAALKATEIHTYPA, from the coding sequence ATGACTCTCGGTGCCGAAATACGTGTCACCCGAGACAAATTCGAACTCGACATCACCCTCACCGTGGCAGCCGGGGAAGTCGTCGCACTGCTGGGTCCCAACGGAGCGGGCAAAACCACCGCACTGCGGGCGCTCGCCGGGCTCACCCCACTGACCGGTGGCAGTATCCGTCTCGACGAAAACACTTGGGACGCACCGCCGAAGCTGTTCATTCCCGCTGAGCGACGGGCGGTCGGCGTCGTATTCCAGGACTACCTGCTGTTCGCGCACATGTCCGCCCAGGACAACGTGGCCTTCGGGCTGCGCGCCCGCGGCCAGCACCGCCGCGTGGCCCGCGACCGCGCCAAGTTTTGGCTCGACCGGGTCGGTCTCGCCGAGCACGTCCACGCCAAACCACGCGCATTGTCCGGCGGTCAAGCTCAACGCGTTGCCCTGGCCCGCGCACTGGCGACCGACCCGCAACTGCTGCTGCTCGACGAACCACTGGCCGCACTGGACGCCAGCACGCGTTTACAGGTACGCGCCGATCTCGCCCACCACCTCACCGACTACACCGGGCATACGGTGCTGGTCACCCACGACCCACTCGACGCCATGGTGCTCGCCGACCGCCTCGTCATCCTCGAAAACGGGGTCGTCATCCAAGCCGGACCACCCAGCGAAGTCGCCCGTCGACCACGCTCCGACTACGTCGCAAACCTGGTGGGCCTCAACCTCTATCGCGGCACAGCCCACGGCAACACCGTCGACCTCGACGACAGCGGAACACTCACCGTGGCCGAACCAGCCCAGGGCGCAGTCCATATCGCGTTCCCACCCAGCGCGGTGAGCCTGCACCTCGACCAACCTGCGGGCAGCCCACGAAACACCTGGCCGGTCACCATCATCGGGCTCGAACAGCACGCCCACACCACCCGAGTCCGGCTCGACGGCAGCCCCTCCGTACTCGCCGACGTCACCCCCGCAACCGTCGCCGAGCTGCGCCTGCAGACCGGAGCGCCGCTGTGGGCCGCGCTCAAGGCCACCGAAATCCACACCTATCCAGCCTGA
- a CDS encoding FIST signal transduction protein → MRIGVGLSTAPGARQAGAQAAANARDQIAGETPSLAVLLASRAHTDEAAAVLAGVHHSVQVPALIGCVAQAIVAGRREIEDEPAVAVWLASGLPAAAETFQLDFLRTAAGGLLAGYRFDTAARDFHLLLPDPFSFPADILLEHLNTDLPGTTVMGGLVSGAQRPGGCRLFHDHEVVTSGAVGVRLPGLRGVPIVSQGCRPIGSPYIVTGARGARITELGSRPPFERLREIVEALPPDQQELVTHGLQIGVVVDEHLSAPGQGDFLIRGLLGADPSSGAIEIGEIVEVGTTVQFQVRDAAGADEDLRAALLHAGSDLPGRPAGALLFTCNGRGRRMFGVANHDATAIEDALDGIPLAGFFAAGEIGPIAGRNALHGFTASMAVFVE, encoded by the coding sequence GTGCGGATCGGAGTCGGGCTCTCCACCGCGCCGGGAGCACGGCAAGCAGGCGCGCAAGCCGCAGCGAACGCACGCGATCAGATCGCGGGCGAGACGCCATCGCTTGCTGTGCTATTAGCCTCACGAGCACACACCGACGAGGCCGCGGCCGTCCTCGCCGGAGTCCACCACAGCGTCCAGGTGCCCGCACTCATCGGATGCGTGGCCCAAGCGATCGTCGCGGGCCGCCGCGAGATCGAGGACGAGCCCGCGGTCGCGGTATGGCTGGCATCCGGATTGCCCGCCGCCGCCGAGACCTTCCAACTCGACTTCCTCCGCACAGCGGCCGGCGGGCTACTCGCGGGTTACCGCTTCGACACCGCAGCGCGCGACTTCCATCTGCTGCTGCCCGACCCCTTCTCCTTCCCGGCCGACATACTGCTCGAGCACCTGAACACCGATCTACCCGGCACCACCGTGATGGGCGGGCTGGTCAGCGGCGCGCAACGGCCCGGCGGCTGCAGACTGTTCCACGACCACGAGGTGGTGACCTCCGGCGCCGTGGGCGTGCGACTACCCGGCCTGCGCGGTGTCCCCATCGTGTCGCAGGGCTGCCGACCGATCGGGTCCCCCTATATCGTCACCGGCGCACGCGGCGCGCGGATCACCGAACTGGGCAGCCGCCCACCCTTCGAGCGATTACGCGAGATCGTCGAGGCGCTGCCACCCGACCAACAGGAACTGGTGACCCACGGACTGCAGATCGGAGTCGTAGTCGACGAGCATCTCTCAGCGCCGGGGCAGGGCGATTTCCTGATCCGCGGCCTGCTCGGTGCCGACCCATCCAGCGGCGCGATCGAGATCGGCGAAATTGTCGAGGTCGGCACAACCGTGCAGTTCCAGGTCCGCGACGCGGCCGGGGCAGATGAAGATCTACGCGCAGCCCTCCTACACGCAGGTTCGGACCTACCCGGACGCCCCGCCGGTGCGTTGCTGTTCACCTGCAACGGACGCGGCCGGCGGATGTTCGGGGTCGCGAACCACGACGCCACCGCGATCGAGGACGCGCTCGACGGCATCCCGCTTGCCGGCTTCTTCGCCGCGGGCGAAATCGGCCCCATCGCAGGCCGCAATGCACTACACGGCTTCACGGCATCAATGGCGGTATTCGTCGAATGA
- a CDS encoding Acg family FMN-binding oxidoreductase encodes MTESHTFSAPPVPEVSTVAAALELASRAPSVHNTQPWRWEFDGIELDLYRDQDRLLSAADPRGRQLIISCGTMLHHLRTALAARGWHTDIQRVPDPARPELLASINFRVWPDPPTKVVTRAAAIARRHTDRLPMTAPSAFDELVHTVRMLTSPHEIELDVLDDKARSLLAAASEQASADRRYDADYQTELHWWAGHIGTTEGVPPTALASDAEASHVPIARSFPSAPHSQRRGDLDDQARLLVLTSTANTATDWLHTGEALSAVLLECTAAGLATCALTHITELPAAVTAIESALAHTGTPQVIIRVGTVPADATAPPPTPRRPVAEILTIREKHPASADNQS; translated from the coding sequence ATGACCGAAAGCCACACATTCTCCGCACCGCCGGTGCCGGAAGTCTCCACCGTGGCGGCGGCACTGGAATTGGCCAGCCGCGCTCCCTCGGTGCACAACACCCAGCCGTGGCGCTGGGAATTCGACGGCATCGAGCTGGACCTCTACCGCGACCAGGACCGGCTGCTGAGCGCCGCCGACCCGCGAGGTCGGCAACTGATCATCAGCTGCGGGACGATGCTGCACCACCTGCGCACCGCGCTGGCCGCCCGTGGCTGGCACACCGACATCCAGCGGGTCCCTGATCCGGCGCGCCCCGAGCTGCTCGCCAGTATCAACTTCCGAGTCTGGCCCGATCCGCCGACCAAGGTGGTGACCCGCGCGGCAGCCATAGCGCGCCGGCACACCGACCGGCTCCCCATGACCGCGCCATCGGCGTTCGATGAACTCGTGCACACCGTACGGATGCTGACCAGCCCGCACGAAATCGAGCTCGACGTCCTCGACGACAAAGCCCGCTCCCTGCTCGCGGCCGCCTCCGAGCAAGCCAGCGCTGACCGTCGCTACGACGCGGACTACCAAACCGAACTGCACTGGTGGGCAGGACATATCGGAACCACCGAAGGGGTACCCCCGACTGCGCTGGCCTCCGATGCCGAAGCCTCCCACGTGCCGATTGCCCGCAGCTTCCCGTCGGCCCCACATTCCCAGCGCCGCGGCGACCTCGACGACCAGGCCCGGCTGCTGGTACTGACCTCCACCGCAAACACCGCCACCGACTGGCTGCACACCGGCGAAGCACTTTCCGCGGTCCTACTCGAATGCACCGCCGCCGGATTGGCCACCTGCGCGCTGACCCATATCACCGAGCTGCCCGCCGCGGTCACCGCCATCGAAAGCGCACTCGCCCACACCGGGACACCCCAGGTCATCATCCGCGTCGGCACCGTACCCGCCGATGCCACAGCACCCCCGCCGACCCCGCGCCGCCCGGTCGCCGAAATCCTGACCATCCGCGAAAAGCACCCGGCATCCGCGGACAACCAATCCTGA
- the scnC gene encoding thiocyanate hydrolase subunit gamma, whose amino-acid sequence MSQTHDHGAHAPIQTSAELSEFEVLETAIRELAIEKGLFSQEDHRRFSEWAESVGPHGGSKLVAKAWMDPDFKARLLADGTETCKEVGIDWRDPTGSGTPSDYTYFYVLENTPEVHNVIVCTLCSCYPRPVLGMSPDWYRTPNYRRRLVRWPRAVLAEFGLHFPADVEVRVHDSNQKSRFMVMPMRPEGTEGWTEEQLAAIVTRDTMIGVALPQVDWTAQAPPNQVQAATSRDGQR is encoded by the coding sequence GTGAGTCAGACCCACGATCACGGGGCGCACGCACCGATTCAGACGAGCGCAGAGCTCAGCGAGTTCGAGGTCCTGGAGACCGCGATTCGCGAACTCGCCATCGAGAAAGGCCTGTTCTCACAGGAAGACCACCGACGGTTCTCGGAATGGGCCGAATCGGTCGGACCGCACGGCGGTTCGAAACTGGTCGCGAAGGCCTGGATGGACCCCGATTTCAAGGCGCGCCTGCTCGCCGACGGGACCGAGACGTGCAAGGAAGTCGGCATCGACTGGCGTGACCCGACCGGCTCCGGAACACCGAGCGACTACACCTACTTCTACGTGCTGGAGAACACGCCCGAGGTGCACAACGTGATCGTGTGCACGCTGTGTTCGTGTTACCCGCGGCCGGTTCTCGGTATGTCTCCGGACTGGTATCGGACCCCCAATTACCGTCGGCGCCTGGTGCGTTGGCCCCGTGCGGTGCTCGCCGAATTCGGCCTGCACTTCCCGGCCGACGTCGAGGTCCGCGTGCACGACTCGAACCAGAAGTCCCGTTTCATGGTGATGCCGATGCGCCCCGAGGGCACCGAGGGCTGGACCGAGGAACAACTCGCGGCCATCGTTACCCGGGACACGATGATCGGCGTGGCACTGCCCCAGGTCGACTGGACCGCGCAGGCGCCGCCGAACCAGGTCCAGGCCGCCACGAGCAGGGATGGGCAGCGATGA
- a CDS encoding cytochrome P450 has product MYQLIARPSRDTAHRLFTRLATEAPVHWDPYTKTWLIAERTAATEVLNNPVFSSRPDRLFHPDLNADNTVLAELLGRQLMFLDGPAHSGPQRAVGRVLSPRRVRRIADDIGTLTAQACHGLQDGGTLDIVGDVAVPVPLRVISRLLGLPPTDDRELLAMSQAYVRVITGIDRTTDDRTLATVGSFLDYALDIVRYKRRVPADDGISELIAHMDALDGLDDRDIAANLVMLISAGHQTTSGLIAGAVLNWFAAPREGHASARGESVDIETELAQVSPSQFIGRTATADHRIGDHHIAAGDSVLILLAAINWTADPDAPGVPRHMAFGSGPHRCPGASLARLEGQIVLDQLRRLHLVPRMNDVDWSANITLPCPVSLPVIAATPKGSHP; this is encoded by the coding sequence ATGTACCAGCTGATCGCACGCCCGTCCCGGGATACCGCCCATCGGCTGTTCACTCGGTTGGCCACCGAGGCCCCCGTGCATTGGGATCCGTACACGAAGACATGGCTCATCGCGGAGCGGACGGCCGCGACCGAGGTGCTCAACAATCCGGTATTCAGCTCACGACCCGACCGGCTCTTCCACCCGGACCTCAATGCCGATAACACTGTCCTCGCCGAGTTGCTCGGCCGTCAGCTGATGTTCCTCGACGGCCCGGCGCATTCCGGGCCGCAACGGGCGGTCGGCCGGGTGCTGTCGCCGCGACGGGTGCGCAGGATCGCCGACGATATCGGAACGCTGACCGCGCAAGCCTGCCATGGACTGCAGGATGGCGGCACACTCGATATCGTCGGCGATGTCGCGGTGCCGGTGCCGTTGCGGGTGATTTCCCGGCTACTCGGTCTGCCACCGACCGACGATCGGGAACTGCTGGCGATGTCGCAGGCATACGTCCGCGTCATCACCGGAATCGACCGCACGACCGATGATCGGACGCTGGCGACCGTCGGTTCTTTTCTGGACTACGCGCTCGATATCGTCCGGTACAAACGCCGGGTGCCGGCCGACGACGGCATCAGCGAACTGATCGCGCACATGGATGCGCTGGACGGTCTCGATGATCGCGATATCGCCGCGAATCTGGTCATGCTCATCTCGGCGGGTCATCAGACCACGAGCGGGCTGATCGCCGGTGCCGTGCTGAACTGGTTCGCCGCACCGCGCGAGGGGCACGCGTCGGCTCGTGGCGAGTCCGTCGATATCGAAACCGAACTCGCGCAGGTGTCGCCGTCACAATTCATCGGCCGCACCGCGACCGCGGATCACCGGATCGGCGATCACCACATCGCTGCCGGGGATTCGGTCCTGATACTGCTGGCCGCCATCAACTGGACCGCCGACCCCGACGCGCCAGGAGTACCGAGACATATGGCGTTCGGCTCCGGCCCGCACCGTTGTCCCGGTGCATCTCTCGCCAGATTGGAAGGACAGATCGTCCTCGACCAGCTGCGTCGGCTCCACCTCGTTCCTCGGATGAACGATGTCGACTGGTCGGCCAACATCACGCTGCCCTGCCCGGTCAGCCTGCCCGTCATTGCCGCCACACCGAAAGGGTCGCATCCATGA
- a CDS encoding ScnB — protein sequence MNNGPYDVLLHTLDPESRRESTLPELDRKPDPWESSMQATCECLSWRGTLDNLERRKAEDALGETIYYDFPVRTRSVVVTAHTLMDRGVITSEELRRQMEVVRARFNRE from the coding sequence ATGAACAACGGTCCCTACGATGTCCTCCTGCATACTCTGGACCCCGAGTCCCGGCGGGAGAGCACCCTTCCCGAACTCGACCGCAAGCCCGACCCGTGGGAGTCGAGCATGCAGGCGACATGCGAATGCCTGTCCTGGCGCGGCACGTTGGACAACCTGGAACGCCGCAAGGCCGAGGACGCACTCGGTGAGACGATCTACTACGACTTTCCGGTACGGACCCGATCAGTCGTGGTAACAGCCCACACGCTGATGGATCGTGGAGTGATCACCTCAGAGGAGTTGCGTAGGCAAATGGAGGTGGTTCGGGCGCGGTTCAACAGGGAGTAG
- a CDS encoding DUF6875 domain-containing protein: MSRSRHTVAEILAAPDNYEPWAVDTALWVRDQVSRPAPKLGRPGALCPYVPTAVERNTLTIVASDQPPQPRQALADVLLDEAGWLAEELGRTPVGRRVWVAHIVVFTQLGSAADVLAEVRAHVRPRLLRAGINVGEFFHDSPDTSVRNRHHLVGRSPWPCFALRVFMPQDETFFRMTPDSEVGYLARGVGDRS; encoded by the coding sequence ATGTCACGTTCGCGGCACACGGTCGCTGAAATCCTCGCGGCACCCGACAACTACGAACCGTGGGCCGTGGACACCGCACTATGGGTGCGTGATCAAGTCAGTCGTCCGGCGCCGAAACTCGGTCGCCCCGGCGCTCTGTGCCCATATGTGCCCACTGCCGTCGAGCGCAATACTCTGACCATCGTTGCCTCCGACCAGCCGCCGCAACCGCGACAGGCCCTGGCCGATGTCCTGCTGGACGAGGCTGGCTGGCTGGCGGAAGAACTCGGCCGCACACCGGTCGGCCGCCGCGTCTGGGTCGCCCACATCGTGGTATTCACGCAGCTCGGGTCCGCGGCCGACGTTCTCGCGGAGGTCCGTGCGCACGTCCGGCCGCGACTGCTCCGCGCGGGTATCAATGTCGGCGAGTTCTTTCACGACAGCCCGGATACCAGTGTCCGCAACCGCCACCATCTCGTCGGACGCTCACCGTGGCCATGCTTCGCGTTGCGCGTCTTCATGCCCCAGGACGAGACATTCTTCCGGATGACACCCGACTCAGAGGTCGGATATCTGGCGCGCGGCGTCGGAGATCGCTCGTGA
- a CDS encoding TOBE domain-containing protein: MSNLRISEVAALMGVSDDTVRRYIDQGRLNAIQLDSGRKGVSGRELAEFLRANSETPEPGAAVAVSARNRMRGIVTRIVKDTVMAQVEMQAGPFKLVSLLSRESVDELGLEVGSIAVASVKSTHVVVEIPES; this comes from the coding sequence GTGTCGAATCTGCGGATCAGCGAGGTTGCTGCTTTGATGGGTGTCAGCGATGACACCGTGCGGCGGTATATCGATCAGGGCCGACTGAACGCGATCCAGCTGGACAGCGGCCGCAAGGGCGTGAGCGGCCGTGAGCTGGCGGAATTCCTGCGGGCCAACTCGGAGACTCCGGAACCGGGTGCCGCGGTGGCCGTCTCCGCGCGGAATCGGATGCGCGGGATCGTGACGCGGATCGTGAAGGACACAGTGATGGCTCAGGTCGAGATGCAGGCCGGGCCCTTCAAGCTGGTGTCTCTGCTGAGTCGGGAGTCGGTCGATGAACTCGGCCTGGAGGTCGGCAGCATCGCGGTCGCGTCGGTCAAGTCCACCCATGTCGTTGTCGAAATCCCAGAAAGTTGA
- the modA gene encoding molybdate ABC transporter substrate-binding protein encodes MFRSLSAVALTGAVALTLVGCGSDKSSDPAPADNISGTVTVFAAASLTETFTELGKQFEAAHPGTKVVYSFGASSALAEQIKQGAPIDVFASAAPKNMQQVVDAGDITATPVTFVRNRLEIAVPKGNPGHITGLADFGKTEPKIALCAEQVPCGAAAKTVFEIAGVNPQPDTREADVKAVLTKVTLGEVDAALVYRTDVKAAGDKVEGIDFPEADKAINDYPVAALAKAPNSAAATAFVTFIESDRARAVFTKAGFDNP; translated from the coding sequence ATGTTTCGTTCCCTCAGTGCAGTTGCCCTGACCGGAGCCGTCGCACTGACACTGGTCGGCTGCGGATCGGACAAGTCGTCCGACCCAGCCCCCGCCGACAACATCTCCGGAACCGTGACGGTATTCGCAGCCGCATCACTGACCGAGACGTTCACCGAACTGGGCAAGCAGTTCGAGGCCGCCCACCCCGGCACCAAGGTCGTCTACAGCTTCGGCGCGAGCTCGGCGCTGGCAGAACAGATCAAACAGGGCGCCCCCATCGACGTGTTCGCCTCAGCGGCTCCGAAGAACATGCAGCAGGTCGTCGACGCGGGCGATATCACCGCCACGCCGGTGACATTCGTGCGCAACCGCCTCGAAATCGCGGTCCCCAAGGGCAACCCCGGCCATATCACCGGACTCGCCGACTTCGGCAAGACCGAACCCAAGATCGCGCTGTGCGCCGAACAGGTGCCCTGTGGTGCCGCCGCCAAGACCGTATTCGAGATCGCCGGTGTCAATCCCCAGCCCGACACCCGTGAGGCGGACGTCAAGGCCGTGCTGACGAAGGTGACCCTCGGCGAGGTGGATGCGGCGCTCGTCTACCGCACCGATGTGAAGGCCGCGGGTGACAAGGTCGAGGGCATCGACTTCCCCGAGGCCGACAAGGCGATCAACGACTACCCGGTCGCAGCACTGGCCAAGGCTCCCAACTCCGCCGCGGCCACGGCGTTCGTCACGTTCATCGAGTCCGACCGAGCCCGCGCCGTCTTCACCAAAGCGGGATTCGACAACCCGTGA
- the modB gene encoding molybdate ABC transporter permease subunit: MTRTSTRRRTARGRRPLILVLPAVCGLAFLLLPLAGLLLRAPWRSVPDRLFSAEVGQALRLSLVCASSATVVCLVFGIPLAWLLARGEVPGLGFVRALVTVPLVLPPVVGGVALLLVLGRRGIIGRHLNEWFGVSLPFTTAGVVVAEAFVAMPFLVISVEGALRGADPRYEEAAATLGASRWLTFRRVTLPSVMPGVIAGAVLCWARALGEFGATITFAGNFPGKTTTMPLAVYLALETDPEDAIVLSLVLLFVSVVVLAALRDRWIRGAV, translated from the coding sequence GTGACCCGAACGTCGACGCGACGGCGGACAGCACGCGGGCGGCGACCGCTCATTCTCGTGCTGCCCGCCGTCTGCGGCTTGGCGTTCCTGTTGTTGCCGCTGGCCGGGCTCCTGCTGCGCGCGCCTTGGCGTAGCGTGCCCGACCGGCTGTTCAGCGCCGAAGTCGGTCAGGCACTGCGCCTTTCGCTTGTGTGCGCGAGCTCGGCAACTGTCGTCTGCCTGGTATTCGGTATTCCCTTGGCGTGGCTGCTCGCGCGCGGTGAGGTACCCGGCCTCGGGTTCGTACGGGCGCTGGTGACCGTCCCGCTGGTACTGCCGCCGGTCGTCGGCGGGGTCGCGCTGCTACTGGTACTGGGCAGGCGCGGAATCATCGGCCGTCATTTGAATGAATGGTTCGGTGTCTCACTGCCTTTCACCACCGCCGGGGTCGTCGTCGCCGAGGCGTTCGTGGCGATGCCGTTCCTGGTCATCTCCGTCGAAGGCGCACTGCGCGGCGCCGATCCCCGCTACGAAGAAGCCGCCGCAACCCTCGGCGCATCGCGCTGGCTGACCTTCCGGCGGGTCACCTTGCCCTCGGTCATGCCGGGCGTGATCGCGGGCGCGGTGCTGTGCTGGGCCCGCGCACTCGGCGAATTCGGTGCCACCATCACCTTTGCGGGCAATTTCCCCGGCAAGACGACGACCATGCCGCTGGCGGTATACCTCGCCTTGGAAACCGATCCCGAGGACGCGATCGTGCTCAGCCTGGTACTGCTTTTCGTGTCGGTGGTCGTCCTCGCGGCGTTGCGAGACCGGTGGATACGAGGTGCGGTATGA
- a CDS encoding SH3-like domain-containing protein, producing the protein MTRKYQIGDRVRVRDATSMFHTRTQAYTRGRTGVVVENRPEWVIPEDEAWGRDNGRFEPFYVVRFRQIDLWPKYTGFAVDTLETEVSEHWLEPAEEDSK; encoded by the coding sequence ATGACCAGGAAGTACCAGATCGGCGACCGCGTCCGGGTGCGAGACGCAACGTCGATGTTCCACACCCGCACCCAGGCTTATACCCGCGGGCGGACGGGTGTCGTCGTCGAAAACCGGCCCGAGTGGGTGATTCCGGAGGACGAGGCGTGGGGACGCGATAACGGCCGCTTCGAACCGTTCTACGTGGTGCGGTTCCGCCAGATAGATCTGTGGCCCAAATACACCGGCTTCGCCGTCGACACCCTGGAGACGGAAGTGTCCGAACACTGGCTCGAACCCGCAGAGGAGGATTCCAAGTGA
- a CDS encoding TOBE domain-containing protein, with translation MRLSTRNQLDGTVISVTRGEAMAVVRIRLTGGDEITSSITRDAVDDLDLADGARVKVLIKSTEVTLGIE, from the coding sequence ATGCGACTGAGCACCCGCAATCAACTCGACGGCACCGTCATCTCGGTCACCCGCGGTGAAGCGATGGCTGTCGTACGAATCCGACTCACCGGAGGCGACGAAATCACCTCCTCCATCACCCGCGATGCCGTCGACGACCTCGACCTCGCCGACGGTGCCCGCGTCAAAGTCCTCATCAAATCCACCGAAGTCACCCTCGGCATCGAGTAG
- a CDS encoding DUF6875 domain-containing protein — translation MSTDRIIGTRTGVEPANLFARNPATGATEHPHATELRRWTRAYLCRPHPALGRPGPVCPYTSRAIERQYLWVVFINGRYIDIQRITAIVDDLYELFPALPPRDEPDSKLKAVLAVFPDLTEYADIETVQHDQKTRFVQKGLMLGQFYPGCTTAGLHNPAFPALDAPLPMLAVRHMAPTDFPFLTARDEWIDAYHRLFGPHVPASSPPQFSTPHRTSTC, via the coding sequence GTGAGCACCGACCGAATCATCGGGACACGCACCGGCGTCGAGCCGGCCAACCTGTTCGCCCGCAACCCGGCAACTGGTGCGACCGAGCACCCCCACGCCACCGAACTCCGCCGGTGGACTCGCGCATACTTGTGCCGACCCCACCCGGCCCTCGGCCGACCCGGCCCCGTCTGCCCCTACACCAGCCGCGCCATCGAGCGCCAATACCTGTGGGTTGTGTTCATCAATGGTCGCTATATCGACATCCAGCGCATAACCGCCATTGTCGACGACCTGTACGAGTTGTTTCCCGCCCTGCCACCGCGGGACGAACCCGATTCCAAACTCAAAGCCGTCCTTGCGGTATTCCCCGACCTCACCGAATACGCCGATATCGAAACTGTTCAGCATGATCAGAAAACCCGGTTCGTCCAGAAAGGTCTGATGCTCGGCCAATTCTATCCGGGCTGCACCACCGCCGGTCTGCACAATCCGGCATTCCCGGCACTCGACGCACCCCTGCCCATGCTCGCCGTACGCCATATGGCTCCCACCGACTTCCCATTCCTGACCGCTCGCGACGAATGGATCGACGCCTACCACAGACTTTTCGGCCCCCACGTCCCGGCTTCATCACCTCCACAATTTTCGACACCGCACCGAACCTCTACTTGTTGA